A portion of the Thalassotalea sp. LPB0316 genome contains these proteins:
- a CDS encoding efflux RND transporter periplasmic adaptor subunit, with translation MDIFKQFLLLAITPLLWLGFSASALAQNFDVEEVSVMPYQQTITRTGRLAFKKTVNLSFKASGYLEFLAVDEGDYFEKGALLAALDNEELKAEKNRRFAELLQAKREYKRAQELFEKALNTEQELDLAKTNLESIRNVYQAAYYNLEKAKIFAPYNGVVLSRNTDLGELQAPGSPALQVAALEKNWVVKIALTDAEISQVRLGQIVDVMLPSLGQVKGEINRIPMIANTANSLFLVDVLLPELVLKQGVVAGQMAQVSIDVSSPDSVYRLPIDALVAIDDNGDAIIVTQQGSEVSQRSLPIYKLDNQFIYLSATSDQSDLTVVVRGWQHLDVVK, from the coding sequence ATGGATATTTTCAAACAGTTTCTCTTGTTAGCCATAACACCCCTGCTATGGCTTGGATTTAGCGCCTCTGCATTGGCACAAAACTTTGACGTAGAAGAAGTAAGCGTCATGCCTTACCAACAAACTATTACGCGAACAGGACGCTTGGCCTTTAAAAAAACCGTCAACTTGTCTTTTAAAGCCAGTGGTTATCTTGAATTTTTAGCGGTCGATGAAGGTGATTATTTTGAAAAAGGCGCACTACTTGCTGCCTTAGACAACGAAGAGCTTAAAGCGGAAAAGAATCGTCGATTTGCCGAATTATTGCAGGCAAAACGCGAGTACAAACGCGCTCAAGAGTTATTTGAAAAAGCACTGAATACTGAGCAAGAGTTAGATTTGGCTAAAACTAACTTAGAATCGATCCGCAATGTTTATCAAGCGGCATACTACAACCTTGAAAAGGCAAAAATCTTCGCGCCTTACAACGGTGTGGTATTAAGCCGTAATACCGATTTAGGAGAACTGCAAGCGCCGGGCTCACCCGCATTACAAGTTGCAGCGTTAGAGAAAAACTGGGTGGTAAAAATAGCCCTAACCGATGCTGAAATAAGCCAAGTGCGACTTGGCCAAATAGTCGATGTAATGCTACCGAGTTTAGGTCAGGTCAAAGGTGAAATTAACCGTATTCCGATGATCGCTAATACCGCGAACAGTTTATTTTTAGTTGATGTACTACTACCGGAATTAGTGCTTAAGCAAGGCGTTGTTGCAGGGCAAATGGCGCAGGTGAGTATAGATGTCTCATCACCTGATTCCGTTTATCGCTTACCTATTGACGCATTAGTTGCTATTGATGATAACGGCGATGCAATTATTGTTACCCAGCAGGGTAGTGAGGTGAGCCAGCGCAGTTTACCGATCTATAAATTAGACAATCAATTCATTTATTTGAGCGCGACGAGTGACCAATCAGATTTGACGGTGGTCGTTCGCGGTTGGCAGCACTTAGATGTGGTGAAGTAA